One Nocardioides aromaticivorans genomic window carries:
- a CDS encoding TlpA disulfide reductase family protein yields the protein MIRRALAGLAVLVLTSGCSGVKGTDDLEYVGGDGKVVEVAKDKREDPVEISGETVQGEPLDISDLRGKAVVLNVWWSGCGPCRSEMPMLVDAEEELGKDEVAFVGINIRDLAPENAAAFEDDRGVDYPSLYDPGSETLGSLGKYETRSVPATYVLDTEGRVAALMNGPVPSKSTLVTLVRDVLAEKG from the coding sequence ATGATCCGTCGCGCCCTGGCCGGCCTGGCCGTGCTCGTCCTGACGTCCGGCTGCTCGGGCGTCAAGGGCACCGACGACCTCGAGTACGTCGGCGGCGACGGCAAGGTCGTCGAGGTCGCGAAGGACAAGCGCGAGGACCCGGTCGAGATCAGCGGGGAGACCGTGCAGGGCGAGCCGCTCGACATCAGCGACCTGCGCGGCAAGGCGGTCGTGCTCAACGTGTGGTGGTCCGGCTGCGGGCCGTGCCGCTCCGAGATGCCGATGCTGGTCGACGCCGAGGAGGAGCTGGGCAAGGACGAGGTGGCCTTCGTCGGCATCAACATCCGCGACCTGGCCCCCGAGAACGCCGCCGCCTTCGAGGACGACCGCGGCGTCGACTACCCCTCGCTCTACGACCCGGGCAGCGAGACCCTGGGCTCGCTCGGCAAGTACGAGACCCGGTCCGTGCCGGCGACGTACGTCCTCGACACCGAGGGCCGGGTCGCCGCGCTGATGAACGGTCCGGTGCCCTCGAAGAGCACCCTGGTGACCCTTGTCCGGGACGTCCTCGCGGAGAAGGGCTGA
- a CDS encoding cytochrome c biogenesis CcdA family protein yields MGEWFQEQAAAGSLGLAVPVAAIAGLVSFFSPCVLPLLPGYLSYATGLSGADLAAGEAGKRRGRMLLGSILFVLGFAVVFVFYGTAFGSIGQPLRRWQDELQLGLGVVLIVLGLVFAGVLSIFQRDLRIHKVPAVGLGAAPLIGALFAIGWTPCVGPTFGVILNLTFADGATAARGGLLALCYALGLGLPFIIVAVAYNRLSNALGWVRRHQVAFMRVGGAFLVVIGVLMVTGWWDHVVQWAQLQTVDFGETIL; encoded by the coding sequence ATGGGTGAATGGTTCCAGGAGCAGGCCGCCGCCGGGTCGCTCGGCCTGGCCGTGCCGGTCGCCGCGATCGCCGGGCTGGTCTCCTTCTTCTCCCCGTGCGTGCTGCCGCTGCTGCCGGGCTACCTCTCCTACGCGACCGGGCTGTCCGGCGCGGACCTCGCCGCCGGTGAGGCCGGGAAGCGGCGCGGCCGGATGCTGCTCGGGTCGATCCTGTTCGTGCTCGGCTTCGCCGTCGTCTTCGTCTTCTACGGCACGGCCTTCGGCTCCATCGGCCAGCCGCTGCGCCGGTGGCAGGACGAGCTGCAGCTCGGCCTCGGCGTCGTCCTGATCGTGCTGGGCCTGGTCTTCGCGGGAGTCCTCTCGATCTTCCAGCGCGACCTGCGCATCCACAAGGTGCCCGCGGTCGGGCTCGGCGCCGCGCCCCTCATCGGCGCCCTCTTCGCGATCGGCTGGACGCCCTGCGTGGGTCCGACCTTCGGCGTGATCCTCAACCTCACCTTCGCCGACGGCGCCACCGCGGCCCGCGGTGGCCTGCTGGCGCTCTGCTACGCGCTGGGCCTCGGGCTGCCCTTCATCATCGTGGCCGTCGCCTACAACCGGCTGTCGAACGCGCTCGGCTGGGTACGCCGCCACCAGGTCGCCTTCATGCGCGTCGGTGGCGCCTTCCTCGTGGTCATCGGCGTCCTGATGGTCACCGGCTGGTGGGACCACGTCGTGCAGTGGGCCCAGCTGCAGACCGTGGACTTCGGGGAGACCATCCTGTGA
- the resB gene encoding cytochrome c biogenesis protein ResB — protein sequence MSTEPAGTGRKAGELTARELLRWVWRQVTSMRTALMLLLLLALAAIPGSVIPQADVDSLAVTRWKSEHPKLTPLYEKLDLFSVYSSPWFSAVYLLLVISLVGCIVPRLFVYYRALRAQPPAAPRHLGRMPVQAAYTTERSAEEVLEQARTVLGRRHRLRPVADGDDFVAAERGYLREAGNLLFHLSVLVVLAGFAVGGLWGYQGGVILVEGSTFSNNLTQYDDFKPGGLFRQQQMQDFRFTVEDFDVDWLTKGPRAGQARKFEAHLSYHTTKDAPEKEYDLRVNHPLEIDGTDVFLIGHGYAPVVTVRDGDGKVTYTGPTPFLPQDASFLSFGVIKPPVVDPQIGLEGLFYPSFDMRDGNPVTVFGDDLNPTLSMLAYTGDLGYESGRSQSVYVLDKTNAKPIQKDGKPVRVDLQVGDTFTLPDNLGTVTFDRVDPWIRVQISQTPGKGVALIGMIMALIGLCASLFIRPRRVWVRAVPGTMTDDGATRVEVAVLDRSGNGEMDEVLATLLGQLKEKQ from the coding sequence GTGAGCACCGAGCCTGCGGGCACCGGCCGGAAGGCCGGCGAGCTCACCGCGCGCGAGCTGCTGCGCTGGGTGTGGCGCCAGGTCACCTCCATGCGCACCGCGCTGATGCTGCTCCTGCTGCTCGCGCTGGCCGCCATCCCCGGCTCGGTGATCCCGCAGGCCGACGTCGACTCCCTGGCGGTGACCCGCTGGAAGAGCGAGCACCCCAAGCTCACGCCCCTCTACGAGAAGCTCGACCTGTTCTCGGTCTACTCCTCGCCGTGGTTCTCGGCCGTCTACCTGCTGCTCGTCATCTCGCTCGTGGGCTGCATCGTTCCCCGGCTGTTCGTCTACTACCGCGCCCTGCGGGCCCAGCCCCCGGCGGCTCCCCGCCACCTCGGTCGCATGCCCGTGCAGGCGGCGTACACGACGGAGCGGAGCGCCGAGGAGGTGCTGGAGCAGGCGCGGACGGTGCTCGGCCGCCGGCACCGACTGCGGCCGGTCGCCGACGGCGACGACTTCGTCGCCGCCGAGCGCGGTTACCTCCGCGAGGCCGGCAACCTGCTCTTCCACCTGTCGGTGCTCGTGGTGCTGGCGGGCTTCGCGGTCGGTGGCCTGTGGGGCTACCAGGGCGGCGTGATCCTCGTCGAGGGCAGCACGTTCAGCAACAACCTCACGCAGTACGACGACTTCAAGCCCGGCGGCCTGTTCCGCCAGCAGCAGATGCAGGACTTCCGGTTCACGGTCGAGGACTTCGACGTGGACTGGCTGACCAAGGGGCCGCGGGCGGGACAGGCCCGCAAGTTCGAGGCGCACCTCAGCTACCACACCACGAAGGACGCCCCGGAGAAGGAGTACGACCTCCGGGTCAACCACCCGCTGGAGATCGACGGCACCGACGTGTTCCTGATCGGGCACGGCTACGCGCCCGTCGTGACCGTGCGCGACGGCGACGGCAAGGTCACCTACACCGGCCCGACGCCCTTCCTCCCGCAGGACGCGAGCTTCCTGTCCTTCGGCGTGATCAAGCCGCCCGTGGTCGACCCGCAGATCGGCCTGGAGGGCCTGTTCTACCCGTCCTTCGACATGCGCGACGGCAACCCGGTCACCGTCTTCGGCGACGACCTCAACCCGACCCTGTCGATGCTCGCCTACACCGGCGACCTCGGCTACGAGTCGGGCCGTTCGCAGTCGGTCTACGTGCTCGACAAGACCAACGCCAAGCCGATCCAGAAGGACGGCAAGCCGGTCCGTGTCGACCTGCAGGTCGGCGACACCTTCACGCTGCCCGACAACCTCGGCACGGTCACCTTCGACCGGGTCGACCCGTGGATCCGCGTGCAGATCAGCCAGACGCCCGGCAAGGGTGTCGCGCTGATCGGCATGATCATGGCCCTGATCGGCCTCTGCGCATCGCTCTTCATCCGGCCGCGCCGGGTGTGGGTGCGGGCGGTGCCCGGCACAATGACCGACGACGGCGCGACCCGGGTCGAGGTCGCCGTACTCGACAGGTCCGGCAACGGTGAGATGGACGAGGTCCTCGCCACCCTGCTCGGCCAGCTCAAGGAGAAGCAATGA
- the ccsB gene encoding c-type cytochrome biogenesis protein CcsB, translating into MTDLNWENLSNQAVAVAGVLYFIALLVHLAEWASLRQPAADRELVGSGGVDLAKDSAPVEEPERTAFLGRLGFLLTCFACVVHFVSLVGRGMAADPNRVPWGNMYEFTLTGTFVVTLLYVALYRRFGLGWMGPLVVGFVVTTLMVAVIWLHDEVAPLTEALNSPWLVIHVISAVIATGAFTLGGIASVMYLVRMRAERRAEASGRQLRGWIARVPQLDALDRLAYRVHAFAFPVWTFAVLITGPIWAHEAWSRYWNWDPKEVWAFITWVVYAGYLHARATAGWKGRRAAMLALVGVATLWFNFIGINYFSTASQHSYAVERPAFIDQR; encoded by the coding sequence ATGACCGACCTCAACTGGGAGAACCTCAGCAACCAGGCCGTCGCGGTGGCGGGCGTCCTCTACTTCATCGCGCTGCTGGTGCACCTCGCCGAGTGGGCCTCGCTGCGCCAGCCGGCCGCCGACCGCGAGCTGGTGGGCTCCGGCGGCGTCGACCTAGCCAAGGACTCCGCTCCGGTGGAGGAGCCGGAGCGGACCGCCTTCCTGGGCCGGCTCGGCTTCCTGCTGACCTGCTTCGCGTGCGTGGTGCACTTCGTGTCCCTCGTCGGCCGCGGCATGGCCGCGGACCCGAACCGGGTGCCGTGGGGCAACATGTACGAGTTCACCCTGACCGGCACGTTCGTCGTGACGCTGCTGTACGTCGCCCTCTACCGCCGCTTCGGCCTCGGCTGGATGGGCCCGCTCGTCGTCGGCTTCGTCGTCACCACGCTGATGGTCGCGGTGATCTGGCTGCACGACGAGGTCGCGCCGCTCACCGAGGCGCTGAACTCCCCGTGGCTGGTCATCCACGTGATCTCCGCCGTCATCGCGACCGGCGCGTTCACCCTCGGCGGCATCGCCTCGGTCATGTACCTCGTCCGGATGCGTGCCGAGCGCCGGGCCGAGGCGTCCGGCCGCCAGCTGCGCGGCTGGATCGCCCGGGTGCCGCAGCTCGACGCGCTCGACCGGCTCGCCTACCGGGTCCACGCCTTCGCGTTCCCGGTGTGGACCTTCGCGGTCCTCATCACCGGACCGATCTGGGCCCACGAGGCGTGGTCGCGCTACTGGAACTGGGACCCCAAGGAGGTCTGGGCGTTCATCACGTGGGTCGTCTACGCCGGCTACCTGCACGCCCGGGCGACCGCCGGCTGGAAGGGTCGCCGCGCCGCGATGCTCGCGCTCGTCGGCGTCGCCACCCTGTGGTTCAACTTCATCGGGATCAACTACTTCTCGACCGCGAGCCAGCACTCGTACGCCGTCGAGCGCCCGGCGTTCATCGACCAACGCTGA
- a CDS encoding DUF4229 domain-containing protein has translation MKEFWIYTALRAGLFVGAFCIVFGVWFLVADSVNLLWVFVIAFLVSGAASYVLLERQRAAFAVKVEGRAGRITEKYEEMRAKEDED, from the coding sequence GTGAAGGAGTTCTGGATCTACACCGCCCTGCGCGCCGGTCTGTTCGTCGGCGCGTTCTGCATCGTGTTCGGGGTGTGGTTCCTCGTCGCCGACTCGGTCAACCTGCTGTGGGTCTTCGTGATCGCGTTCCTGGTGAGTGGCGCGGCGTCCTACGTCCTCCTCGAGCGGCAGCGCGCTGCGTTCGCCGTGAAGGTCGAGGGCCGCGCAGGCCGGATCACCGAGAAGTACGAGGAGATGCGCGCCAAGGAGGACGAGGACTGA
- a CDS encoding 1,4-dihydroxy-2-naphthoate polyprenyltransferase, whose product MATAKHWIAGARLRTLPAAVAPVLVGTAVAVYDDSAVWWKALLALVVSLALQVGVNYANDYSDGIRGTDDERVGPLRLVGSGLATPAAVKRAAFLSFGVAAVAGIALAATTAWWLLAVGAVSVLAAWFYTGGSKPYGYLGLGEVMVFIFFGLVAVVGTTWVQTERWGEIGWASVAAGTGVGALACAILVANNLRDIPTDTVSGKITLAVRLGDRRTRGFYAVLVSVSAAAVVVLAALTSWWALLGLGFLLPATRAARIVLGGAGGPALIPVLQQTGIAELGWAVLAGLGLVLA is encoded by the coding sequence ATGGCCACCGCGAAGCACTGGATTGCCGGCGCCCGACTCCGCACCCTCCCCGCGGCCGTCGCCCCGGTCCTCGTCGGCACCGCCGTCGCCGTGTACGACGACAGCGCGGTCTGGTGGAAGGCACTGCTCGCCCTCGTGGTCAGCCTCGCCCTCCAGGTCGGCGTCAACTACGCCAACGACTACTCCGACGGCATCCGCGGCACCGACGACGAGCGAGTCGGCCCGCTGCGCCTGGTCGGCTCCGGCCTCGCCACCCCGGCCGCGGTGAAGCGGGCGGCCTTCCTCTCCTTCGGGGTCGCCGCCGTCGCCGGCATCGCCCTCGCCGCCACGACCGCGTGGTGGCTGCTCGCCGTCGGCGCGGTCAGCGTGCTCGCCGCCTGGTTCTACACCGGCGGCTCGAAGCCCTACGGCTACCTCGGCCTCGGCGAGGTGATGGTCTTCATCTTCTTCGGCCTCGTCGCCGTCGTCGGCACCACCTGGGTGCAGACCGAGCGCTGGGGGGAGATCGGCTGGGCGTCGGTCGCCGCCGGCACCGGCGTCGGTGCCCTGGCGTGCGCCATCCTCGTGGCCAACAACCTGCGCGACATCCCCACCGACACCGTCTCGGGCAAGATCACCCTGGCCGTGCGGCTCGGCGATCGTCGTACCCGGGGGTTCTACGCGGTCCTGGTCAGCGTCTCCGCCGCGGCCGTGGTCGTGCTCGCCGCGCTGACGTCATGGTGGGCGCTGCTCGGCCTGGGCTTCCTGCTGCCCGCCACGAGGGCCGCGCGGATCGTGCTCGGTGGCGCCGGCGGCCCGGCGCTCATCCCCGTCCTGCAGCAGACCGGCATCGCCGAGCTCGGCTGGGCGGTCCTGGCCGGACTCGGCCTCGTGCTCGCCTGA
- a CDS encoding MFS transporter has product MSRYISDRIARLAGPTPLVRRLSAQSVLSAFGDGVFLTGSAVFFTQIVGLSAARVGLGLSIAGAVTFLLAVPLGKLSDRFGAKRVWALASLVEALLYLAWLAVGGFATFVAMLVVLELVVTTSRSARNAYRFDIFPREERVSSNAYFRAARNVGYTLGALLAGVALATNDDAMIRAVPVATAALLVLNAVLVSRMPSVIHHTEEAPLEAALETVLDGGKGDKRSALRNRGYVAMAVLGGVLGTHQVLLNVVIPLWLVEETDAPRVLLAWLFGTNTVMAVLLQVAAARGITTVADSLRAQRRGAFFFVLSCGIVLVTHDTVGWVTIVLVWVGHVTVTGAELFQSAGEWGLQAELSDPARRGEYQGVSQLGYTLGTVWAPALYTFLAMHWGAQGWLVIAAIVLLAAVLIHPAARAAERHLTRMGVPAPEPA; this is encoded by the coding sequence ATGTCAAGATATATCTCGGACCGCATCGCCCGCCTGGCCGGCCCCACTCCCCTGGTCCGGCGGCTGTCCGCGCAGTCGGTGCTCTCGGCGTTCGGCGACGGCGTCTTCCTCACCGGCAGCGCGGTCTTCTTCACCCAGATCGTCGGGCTCTCCGCGGCCCGGGTCGGCCTCGGCCTCTCGATCGCCGGAGCCGTCACCTTCCTGCTCGCGGTGCCGCTCGGCAAGCTCAGCGACCGGTTCGGCGCCAAGCGGGTCTGGGCGCTCGCCTCGCTCGTCGAGGCGCTGCTCTACCTCGCCTGGCTCGCCGTCGGCGGCTTCGCCACCTTCGTCGCGATGCTCGTCGTCCTCGAGCTGGTCGTGACGACGAGCCGGTCCGCCCGCAACGCCTACCGCTTCGACATCTTCCCGCGGGAGGAGCGGGTCTCCTCCAACGCCTACTTCCGCGCGGCCCGCAATGTCGGCTACACCCTCGGCGCGCTGCTCGCCGGCGTCGCGCTCGCGACCAACGACGACGCCATGATCCGCGCCGTCCCGGTCGCCACCGCCGCCCTCCTCGTCCTCAACGCCGTCCTCGTCTCCCGGATGCCGTCCGTCATCCACCACACCGAGGAGGCACCACTCGAGGCCGCCCTCGAGACGGTGCTGGACGGCGGGAAGGGCGACAAGCGCAGCGCCCTGCGCAACCGCGGCTACGTCGCCATGGCCGTCCTCGGCGGCGTCCTCGGCACCCACCAGGTGCTCCTCAACGTGGTGATCCCGCTGTGGCTGGTCGAGGAGACCGACGCCCCGCGCGTGCTGCTGGCCTGGCTGTTCGGCACCAACACCGTGATGGCCGTGCTGCTGCAGGTGGCGGCGGCCCGCGGCATCACCACGGTCGCCGACTCGCTGCGCGCCCAGCGCCGCGGCGCCTTCTTCTTCGTGCTCTCCTGCGGCATCGTGCTGGTCACCCACGACACCGTCGGCTGGGTGACGATCGTGCTGGTCTGGGTCGGCCACGTCACGGTCACCGGCGCCGAGCTCTTCCAGTCGGCCGGCGAGTGGGGCCTGCAGGCCGAGCTCTCCGACCCCGCCCGCCGCGGCGAGTACCAGGGCGTCTCCCAGCTCGGCTACACCCTCGGCACGGTCTGGGCGCCCGCCCTCTACACCTTCCTGGCCATGCACTGGGGTGCCCAGGGCTGGCTGGTGATCGCCGCGATCGTGCTCCTCGCCGCCGTGCTGATCCACCCCGCCGCCCGGGCCGCCGAACGACACCTGACCCGGATGGGAGTGCCGGCCCCCGAGCCTGCCTGA
- a CDS encoding gamma-glutamyl-gamma-aminobutyrate hydrolase family protein, whose amino-acid sequence MSGVRRPVIGIAGHHQLVPRPFGELPVHGAAAAYAAAVTACGGRPVVVPPGAGPGLLDVLDGVVLTGGDDVGADPARDADETALVRAVVAAGVPLLGACRGLQVMAVALGGVLDDVTGHCRPAAGHAVTTRPGSVVHGLVGAAVTTTALHRQAVAAPGRHWRATAWAMDGTIEAIEATDPALPALGVQWHPELFWNDAPQDPTGPAVFAWLVRLAENGSTGARRRA is encoded by the coding sequence GTGAGCGGCGTACGACGCCCGGTGATCGGCATCGCCGGCCACCACCAGCTCGTCCCGCGACCGTTCGGCGAGCTGCCGGTGCACGGCGCGGCCGCGGCGTACGCCGCCGCCGTCACCGCGTGCGGGGGCCGGCCCGTCGTCGTACCTCCCGGCGCCGGGCCCGGCCTGCTGGACGTCCTCGACGGCGTGGTGCTCACCGGCGGCGACGACGTCGGGGCGGACCCCGCCCGCGACGCGGACGAGACGGCGCTCGTCCGCGCGGTCGTGGCCGCCGGCGTACCGCTGCTCGGCGCGTGCCGCGGGTTGCAGGTGATGGCGGTCGCCCTCGGCGGGGTCCTCGACGACGTGACCGGCCATTGCCGGCCGGCGGCCGGCCACGCCGTGACGACACGGCCCGGCTCCGTGGTGCACGGCCTGGTCGGCGCGGCCGTGACGACCACCGCCCTGCACCGACAGGCCGTCGCAGCTCCCGGACGGCACTGGCGGGCGACGGCGTGGGCGATGGACGGCACGATCGAGGCGATCGAGGCGACCGATCCGGCGCTCCCCGCCCTGGGCGTGCAGTGGCACCCCGAGCTGTTCTGGAACGATGCTCCCCAGGACCCCACCGGGCCGGCGGTCTTCGCCTGGCTGGTGCGGCTCGCCGAAAATGGTTCGACAGGAGCCCGACGGCGCGCGTAG
- a CDS encoding MAPEG family protein, translating to MSTTVITCIALMGILLFVLGANVTRHRAMRGANGPQMPTDPADRLLIAQRAHGNAAEYVPTLVVLLVVCSTLTDGWWLDALAIVAAAARLLHAYGMLSAKTLAAHGPVRDSGAMFTYASGIALGVTALVAM from the coding sequence ATGAGCACCACCGTGATCACCTGCATCGCCCTCATGGGCATCCTGCTGTTCGTCCTCGGCGCCAACGTCACCCGACACCGCGCGATGCGCGGCGCGAACGGGCCGCAGATGCCGACCGACCCGGCCGACCGCCTGCTCATCGCCCAGCGCGCCCACGGCAACGCCGCCGAGTACGTGCCGACCCTCGTCGTCCTGCTCGTCGTCTGCTCGACGCTCACCGACGGGTGGTGGCTCGACGCCCTGGCGATCGTGGCCGCGGCAGCCCGCCTCCTGCACGCCTACGGGATGCTGTCGGCGAAGACCCTCGCCGCGCACGGCCCGGTGCGCGACTCGGGGGCGATGTTCACCTACGCCTCCGGCATCGCCCTCGGCGTCACGGCACTCGTCGCGATGTGA
- a CDS encoding glutathione synthase: MSILVVADPWAGLDPSIDATVGLVAAAQDLGVAVRVCTPEDLSVVAGRVRATARPVTLGPRARGADHRWLVGTPWSRLGTPQVVDVADAVQLVLLRIDPPVDDRYLRTTHLLDLVESAGTRVVNRPAGVRALQEKLLALHFPELCPATLVTADPAEVRRFVAAHGAAVVKPVDGFGGLDVWLLRDDGAALALAQSATGGGRRHVVAQEYLAAVQEGNKRLFLLDGEVVCAVLRHPSPGDFRIDAPSAPAVVDDADRRIVAAIAPLLARHGVAMAGLDVIDGRLIEVNVTCPGGTAKADALLGTDLSGAYVRRLLHLESSTRQKVMAAS; encoded by the coding sequence ATGAGCATCCTCGTCGTCGCCGACCCGTGGGCCGGCCTGGACCCGTCCATCGACGCGACCGTCGGGCTGGTCGCGGCGGCCCAGGACCTCGGTGTGGCCGTGCGGGTCTGCACCCCCGAGGACCTCTCGGTGGTCGCCGGCCGGGTGCGCGCGACCGCGAGGCCGGTGACCCTCGGGCCGCGTGCCCGCGGGGCCGACCACCGCTGGCTGGTCGGCACCCCGTGGTCGCGGCTCGGCACGCCGCAGGTCGTCGACGTCGCCGACGCCGTCCAGCTCGTCCTGCTCCGCATCGACCCGCCCGTCGACGACCGCTACCTGCGCACCACCCACCTGCTCGACCTCGTCGAGTCCGCGGGCACCCGGGTCGTCAACCGGCCCGCCGGGGTGCGGGCCCTGCAGGAGAAGCTCCTCGCCCTGCACTTCCCGGAGCTCTGCCCGGCGACGCTCGTGACCGCCGACCCGGCGGAGGTGCGGCGCTTCGTCGCCGCGCACGGGGCCGCGGTCGTGAAGCCGGTCGACGGCTTCGGCGGCCTGGACGTGTGGCTGCTCCGCGACGACGGTGCGGCGCTGGCGCTGGCCCAGTCGGCGACCGGCGGCGGACGACGGCACGTGGTCGCGCAGGAGTACCTCGCCGCCGTACAGGAGGGGAACAAGCGGCTCTTCCTGCTCGACGGCGAGGTGGTCTGCGCGGTGCTGCGCCACCCGTCGCCCGGCGACTTCCGGATCGACGCCCCCTCCGCGCCTGCGGTCGTCGACGACGCCGACCGCCGCATCGTCGCCGCAATCGCCCCGCTGCTCGCCCGGCACGGCGTCGCGATGGCCGGGCTCGACGTGATCGACGGCCGCCTGATCGAGGTCAACGTGACCTGCCCCGGCGGCACCGCCAAGGCCGACGCCCTGCTCGGCACCGACCTGTCCGGCGCGTACGTGCGCCGGCTCCTCCACCTCGAGAGCTCCACCCGACAGAAAGTGATGGCCGCGTCATGA
- a CDS encoding glutamate-cysteine ligase family protein: MDTQTRTAPVAAEVARLFRPRHRTTRVAVEQELFALDLFNGSSAAPDRVRRASAGRPYEPWLAFEPGGQVELSLPPAASAEQAGTHLVAATCALARDLQGDGVVLSSLPVRAADPATPRHLRTPRYDAMEHHLDTIGPAGRRMMRSTASTQPCLDWWPGQAGREQWRLLLLAAPFIAAATARSTGPTGRLTTWLAVDPGRTAFDDRLLHGDDPVAAYAQFAAGATRFVDGDPAHLSTLFPPVRPRGRYLEVRFPDAQPTRRVGRLLQALAALLYDDARRRTALASLAGEQRRLADHWAAAAAGTGDVERGLALLDWHPDVLREAS, from the coding sequence ATGGACACCCAGACCCGCACCGCACCGGTCGCCGCCGAGGTCGCCCGCCTGTTCCGCCCGCGGCACCGCACCACCCGGGTCGCAGTCGAGCAGGAGCTCTTCGCCCTCGACCTCTTCAACGGCAGCAGCGCCGCCCCCGACCGGGTGCGCCGCGCGAGCGCCGGGCGCCCCTACGAGCCCTGGCTGGCGTTCGAGCCGGGCGGCCAGGTCGAGCTGAGCCTGCCGCCGGCCGCATCGGCGGAGCAGGCCGGCACCCACCTCGTCGCGGCGACCTGCGCGCTCGCCCGCGACCTGCAGGGCGACGGCGTCGTCCTCTCCTCGCTCCCGGTCCGGGCGGCGGACCCGGCGACACCGCGCCACCTCCGCACTCCCCGGTACGACGCCATGGAGCACCACCTCGACACGATCGGCCCGGCCGGACGCCGGATGATGCGGTCCACCGCCTCGACCCAGCCCTGCCTGGACTGGTGGCCCGGGCAGGCCGGCCGCGAGCAGTGGCGGCTCCTGCTCCTGGCGGCCCCCTTCATCGCCGCGGCCACGGCACGCAGCACCGGTCCGACCGGGCGGCTGACCACCTGGCTCGCCGTCGACCCCGGCCGCACGGCCTTCGACGACCGGCTGCTCCACGGCGACGACCCGGTCGCCGCCTACGCCCAGTTCGCCGCGGGAGCGACCCGCTTCGTCGACGGCGACCCCGCCCACCTCAGCACCCTCTTCCCGCCCGTCCGGCCCCGTGGGCGCTACCTGGAGGTCCGCTTCCCCGACGCCCAGCCGACCCGCCGCGTCGGCAGGCTGCTGCAGGCCCTCGCCGCCCTCCTGTACGACGACGCCCGGCGTCGTACCGCCCTCGCCTCGCTCGCGGGCGAGCAGCGGCGGCTCGCCGACCACTGGGCTGCGGCCGCGGCCGGGACCGGCGACGTGGAGCGCGGCCTGGCCCTGCTCGACTGGCACCCCGACGTGCTCCGGGAGGCATCATGA
- a CDS encoding MarR family winged helix-turn-helix transcriptional regulator, which translates to MSRASEQPDLERPHFEPFIALADKCARALRNDMLTSAHARGFTELAGAHDAVFATLPPEGARAADMATRAGITRQSMGEVVRDMARLGIVEMVPDPSDRRAKIVRYTDYGRKVAQGGFDHILEVEDMLREEFGEEDLATTRRVLARVRELLAGSPAPD; encoded by the coding sequence ATGTCAAGAGCCTCCGAGCAGCCGGATCTCGAGCGACCGCACTTCGAGCCGTTCATCGCGCTCGCGGACAAGTGCGCCCGGGCGCTGCGCAACGACATGCTCACGAGCGCGCACGCCCGCGGCTTCACCGAGCTCGCGGGAGCCCACGACGCCGTCTTCGCGACCCTCCCGCCGGAGGGCGCACGAGCCGCTGACATGGCGACACGAGCGGGGATCACCCGTCAGTCGATGGGCGAGGTGGTCCGCGACATGGCCCGGCTCGGGATCGTGGAGATGGTCCCGGACCCGTCCGACCGGCGCGCCAAGATCGTGCGGTACACCGACTACGGACGGAAGGTCGCCCAGGGCGGCTTCGACCACATCCTCGAGGTGGAGGACATGCTGCGTGAGGAGTTCGGCGAGGAGGACCTCGCCACGACCCGGCGCGTGCTCGCCCGGGTCAGGGAGCTGCTGGCTGGGTCTCCGGCTCCGGACTGA